Below is a window of Micromonospora chersina DNA.
GGCCAGCGTGACGGCCGGGTCGACCTGGTGGTCGGCCAGGTAGTTGCGGGCGAAGATCTCCCACATGGTGCCCGGCTCGACCTCGCCGCCGTCGTGGTCGGTGACCTGCTGCACCACGCCGGAGAACTCGATCTGGAGGCGGCGCGGCAGGTCGAGCTGGTGCTCGGACTTCATGATGTACGCGACGCCGCCCTTGCCGGACTGCGAGTTGACCCGGATGACCGCCTCGTAGGTGCGGCCCAGGTCCTTCGGGTCGATCGGCAGGTAGGGCACCGCCCAGGTGAACTCGTCGACGGGCACCCCGGCCGCCGCCGCGTCGGCGTGCAGCGCGTCGAAGCCCTTCTTGATCGCGTCCTGGTGCGAGCCGGAGAAGGCCGTGTAGACCAGGTCGCCCGCGTACGGGTGGCGCTCGTGCACCGGCAGCTGGTTGCAGTATTCGACGGCCCGCTTGATCTCGTCGATGTTCGAGAAGTCGATCATCGGGTCGATGCCCTGGGAGAACAGGTTCAGCCCCAGGGTCACCAGGTCGACGTTGCCGGTGCGCTCGCCGTTGCCGAACAGGCAGCCCTCGATCCGGTCGGCGCCGGCCAGCAGGCCCAGCTCGGCGGCGGCCACCCCGGTGCCCCGGTCGTTGTGCGGGTGCAGGCTCAGCACCAGGCTGTCCCGGCGGGGCAGGTGCCGGTGCATCCACTCGATCGAGTCGGCGTAGACGTTCGGCATGGCCATCTCGACGGTGGCCGGCAGGTTGACGATCAGCTTCCGGTCCGGGGTGGGGTCGACCACCTCGATGACCTTGGCGCAGACCTCCAGCGCGTACTCCAGTTCGGTGCCCGTGTAGGACTCCGGCGAGTACTCGTAGTGGATGTCGGTGTCCGGGGTGTGGATCTCCGCGTACTTCTGGCAGAGCCGGGCGCCCGTGGTGGCGATGTCGGTGATGCCGTCCCGGTCCAGGCCGAAGACCACCCGGCGCTGGAGCGTGGAGGTCGAGTTGTAGAAGTGCACGATGGCCCGGCGGGCGCCGCGCAGCGACTCGAAGGTCCGGTCGATCAGGTGCTCCCGGCACTGGGTCAGCACCTGGATGGTGACGTCCTCGGGGATGAGGTCCTGCTCGATCAGCTGGCGGACGAAGTCGTAGTCGGTCTGGCTGGCCGAGGGGAAGCCGACCTCGATCTCCTTGTAGCCCATCTGCACCAGCAGCTGGAACATCCGGCGCTTGCGCTCCGGGGACATGGGGTCGATCAGGGCCTGGTTGCCGTCGCGGAGGTCGACGGCGCACCAGCGGGGCGCGGTCTCGACGCGGCGGGTGGGCCAGGCGCGGTCCGGCAGGTCGAACCGGAACTGCTGGTGGTAGGGCAGGTAACGCTGGTACGGCATCCGGCTGGGGCGCTGCCGGGCGATCGGATCGGTCTCAGCGTCGGTGACAGGTTGAGCCATCTCGGAGTGCTCCCTGGGAACATGTGGCGTCAGCAGATCGGAAGGTGTCGGCGGTTGCCGGGCGACGGTGCGCGGCGGTGCCGAGAGGAAGTTCGGATGTGCTGGACGGCGCGGTTCAACTCCGCGACGAGGTGCCGGCCGGTCAGGCCTCGTCGCGGCAGCCAAGGAGAAGGTACGCCCGCCACATGACAGGGTCACCCTACGTGGTGGGACCGGTGGTGGGAAGGCGGGTCCGGACTATGGGACCGGAGTCACGCGCTCGGGTGTCGGCGGAACGGCGTCGCCCAGCCGGGGCGTCCGCTCGGCCCGGGCCACCGCGGGCACGAGCGCCAGGCCGACCAGCGTGAAGATCGCCGCTGCCGGGTACCAGCCCCAGCCGCCCGTGGTCACCCCGAGCGCGGTCAGCCCGGCCGGGGCGATCAGGAACTGCACCTGCGTGCCGAGGCCGAGCGCTCCCACGTACGCGCCGCGCTGGGCGGCGGGCGGCAGGGTGGCGCTGAGCCCCCAGGTGCCCGCCGACTCGACCAGCTCCGCCACGATGAGCAGCGTCGCGGCGGCCACCAGCACCACCACGGTGAGCGTCCCCCGGGTCGCCCCGGAGACCGGCACGACGACGCAGAAGAGGGCGATCAGCAGGGCGCCGCGGCGGGACGCCCGGGCGGCTCCCGGCGCGGTGTCGGCGCCCCGGCTGGCGCGGACCTGGAGCAGCACGATCAGGATGGTGTTGAACAGCACCAGCCCGGCGATGAGGATCTTCGGGGCGTCGGTGTGCGTGATGATCCACAGCGGCAGCACCGTCAGGTAGAGCGTCTGGTGCGCGGTCAGCAGCCCGGAGAGCAGGGAGACCGTCATGAACGGGCGGTCCCGCAGCACGGCGAACCGACTCATCGGTTCCACCGGCCGGGTCACCTCGGGCAGCCGCGGCAGCCGCCGGACGAAGACCGCGGTCACCAGGAACACCGCCGCGATGAACCAGACCATTCCCCGGTACGCCGCCATCGTGTCCACCGCCAGCACCAGACCGCTGATCACCGAACCGAACCCGAACCCGACGTTCAGCAGGGAACGCTGGTAGGCCATCGCGGTGACGCGCTCGGCCGCGGGGAGCGCGTTGATCGAGTACACCTGCCGGGCGGTGCCGGTGGCCGTGCCGACCAGGGCCAGCGCCACCACCACGGCGAGGAAGCCGACGAAGCCGCCCACGAACGGGTAGGTGGCGAATAGCGCCGCGTCCAGCAGCAGCCCGGCCACCCAGACCCGCTGCGGCCCGTACCGGTCGGTGAGCCCGCCCAGGGGGACCGTGCCGAGCAGCGACACCCCCGCCGCCACGGACAGGCCCAGCCCCACCTGGGCGGCGCTGAGCCCGAGCGCCCGGGTGAAGAAGACCGCGCTGCCGGCCTGGAACAGGCCGTTGCCGACGGCGAAGACCATGGCCTGCACGGCCAGGGCGCGGGTCAACCCGGCGGGCGGTACGACGTGACGGACGGCGGTGCGGATGGTGTCTCTGGCCCCCATGGCCGGTGAGTGAACCGTGCCCCCACGGCACCGGTCGAGCCTTTTAGGCTGAGGCGAATCCTGCGTCCGGGGGTGCGCGTGTCCGAGTTGCGGTTCAGCCTTGCCGACGTCGCGGGAGTGCGGTTCGCCGTCTCGCCGGCCAACGAGACGGTCATGAGCATGTGGGCGCTGGGCGATCCGGTCCGCTACGCCGTGCACCTGCCCTGGATCGACCGGGCCCGGCTGACGCTGCGCCGTCCGGAGGTGGCCGACCGGGTCCGCCCGCTGGTGGAGCTGACCCGGCCGCGCCGCTGGCTGCCGGACTTCCTCACGCCGGCGGCCCGGCCGGGCATGGAGATGACCGACCAGCTCGACCAGATCGCGGCGACGCCGCCGGACGTGGTGGTCCAGGACCTGCTGGCGACCATCCCACGCGGGCCGCTGAGCCCGTTCGGGCAGGCACTGCTCGCCGATCCCCGCGGGCTGCTGCCCCCGCTCGTCGACGCGCTGCGGGTCTGGTACGACGAGGCGATCGCCCCGGACTGGACGCGGATGCGGGCGCTGCTCGACGCCGACGTGGCCCATCGTGCCGCCCAGCTCGCCGAGGGCGGTGCCGGCCGGTTGTTCGCGCAACTCCACCCGAGCCTGCGGTGGCTGGGCGACCGGGTGGTCAGCGACGACCCGTTCGAGCGGGACTTCGACCTCCGTGGGCGCGGGCTGGCGCTGAACCCGAGCGTGTTCGCGGACCGGCGGGTGCTGTGGAACCTGCTGGAGGACTCGCTGCCCGCCGGCGCGTACCCGGTCCGGGCGGTCGGGACGCTCTGGGAGCGGGTCCCGGCCACCCCCGGGGACCCGCTGGCCCGGGTGGTCGGCGTCGGCCGGGCCGCCCTGCTGCACCTGCTCGCGGCACCGGCCACCACCACCGACCTGGCCCGGCGCACCGGCATGTCGGGCGGGAACGTGTCGCAGCACCTGGCCGCGCTGCACGCCGCCGGCCTGGTCTCCCGGTCCCGGCGGGGCCGGCACGTCCTCTACCGCAACACCGAGGCGGCGACGGTGCTGGTCCGGGCCAGCGGCGGCGGGTGACGCCGGCCGGAGCGGTCAGGCCAGCAGCAGGTCGGCGAGCGGGCGGCGGCGGCGCAGGTCGGTCTCCCGGTCCCGCAGGTCCTCGGGGAGCGCGAACGGGTCGCCGAGCCGGCCGATCGCGACCACCACGGCGGGCCGGACGCCGACCGGCAGGTCCAGTTCGGTGGCGAGGCGGGCCCGGTCGAATCGGGTGAGCTGGTGCGCGTGCAGGCCGAGCGCGGTGGCCTGCACGGTCAGGTGGGCGACGGCCTGACCCAGGTCGTACGCGGCCCGCTCGGGGTCGCCGCCGGTGTGCGCGCCGAGCAGCAGCGCCGCGGCGTGCCGGGCCCAGCGCTGGTCACCGTCGGGGAGGCTGACCAGCAGCCGCTTCCAGGTGTCGTCCTCCCGGTGCCCGAACGCGAACCGCCACGGCTGGGTGTTGCCGGCCGAGGGCGCCCAGCGGGCGGCCTCCAGCAGCGAGGCGGCCTCGTCGCCGGTGAGCCCGGCGGTCGGGTCGAAGGCGCGCGGGCTCCAGCGGAAGGCGAGCAGCGGGGTGAGGTC
It encodes the following:
- the leuA gene encoding 2-isopropylmalate synthase, coding for MAQPVTDAETDPIARQRPSRMPYQRYLPYHQQFRFDLPDRAWPTRRVETAPRWCAVDLRDGNQALIDPMSPERKRRMFQLLVQMGYKEIEVGFPSASQTDYDFVRQLIEQDLIPEDVTIQVLTQCREHLIDRTFESLRGARRAIVHFYNSTSTLQRRVVFGLDRDGITDIATTGARLCQKYAEIHTPDTDIHYEYSPESYTGTELEYALEVCAKVIEVVDPTPDRKLIVNLPATVEMAMPNVYADSIEWMHRHLPRRDSLVLSLHPHNDRGTGVAAAELGLLAGADRIEGCLFGNGERTGNVDLVTLGLNLFSQGIDPMIDFSNIDEIKRAVEYCNQLPVHERHPYAGDLVYTAFSGSHQDAIKKGFDALHADAAAAGVPVDEFTWAVPYLPIDPKDLGRTYEAVIRVNSQSGKGGVAYIMKSEHQLDLPRRLQIEFSGVVQQVTDHDGGEVEPGTMWEIFARNYLADHQVDPAVTLAGYAIGTAEGKVEIEARVGYDGEVRPLTAVGNGPIDAYVNALQSVGVAVRVLDYHEHALSSGGDAQAAAYVECEVDGRTVWGVGVDANIVTASIKAVTSAVNRARS
- a CDS encoding ArsR/SmtB family transcription factor, producing the protein MSELRFSLADVAGVRFAVSPANETVMSMWALGDPVRYAVHLPWIDRARLTLRRPEVADRVRPLVELTRPRRWLPDFLTPAARPGMEMTDQLDQIAATPPDVVVQDLLATIPRGPLSPFGQALLADPRGLLPPLVDALRVWYDEAIAPDWTRMRALLDADVAHRAAQLAEGGAGRLFAQLHPSLRWLGDRVVSDDPFERDFDLRGRGLALNPSVFADRRVLWNLLEDSLPAGAYPVRAVGTLWERVPATPGDPLARVVGVGRAALLHLLAAPATTTDLARRTGMSGGNVSQHLAALHAAGLVSRSRRGRHVLYRNTEAATVLVRASGGG
- a CDS encoding MFS transporter encodes the protein MGARDTIRTAVRHVVPPAGLTRALAVQAMVFAVGNGLFQAGSAVFFTRALGLSAAQVGLGLSVAAGVSLLGTVPLGGLTDRYGPQRVWVAGLLLDAALFATYPFVGGFVGFLAVVVALALVGTATGTARQVYSINALPAAERVTAMAYQRSLLNVGFGFGSVISGLVLAVDTMAAYRGMVWFIAAVFLVTAVFVRRLPRLPEVTRPVEPMSRFAVLRDRPFMTVSLLSGLLTAHQTLYLTVLPLWIITHTDAPKILIAGLVLFNTILIVLLQVRASRGADTAPGAARASRRGALLIALFCVVVPVSGATRGTLTVVVLVAAATLLIVAELVESAGTWGLSATLPPAAQRGAYVGALGLGTQVQFLIAPAGLTALGVTTGGWGWYPAAAIFTLVGLALVPAVARAERTPRLGDAVPPTPERVTPVP
- a CDS encoding nitroreductase family protein, with the protein product MLDLTPLLAFRWSPRAFDPTAGLTGDEAASLLEAARWAPSAGNTQPWRFAFGHREDDTWKRLLVSLPDGDQRWARHAAALLLGAHTGGDPERAAYDLGQAVAHLTVQATALGLHAHQLTRFDRARLATELDLPVGVRPAVVVAIGRLGDPFALPEDLRDRETDLRRRRPLADLLLA